The candidate division WOR-3 bacterium DNA window TACAAATTGAACAGAGTCCAATACTTTTATTTTGTGCGCAAGTTGCATAACATAATTTTTTAAGGGGCCATAACCCACTACAACCAAGCTTGCTTTCGGAAATTCTTTTAATACAGCCGGCAGGGCAAGGATAAGATATTTCAACCCTTTTCTTTTTTCAAGTCTTCCTACATAAATAATTCTCGGATGTGCCGGTGAAAGTGCGGGGGGGGCGTTAGGGGAGAAATTGCTGAGGTCAACGCCATTGGGAATTACATGATACTCCCCAGGGAAGAATTTTTCTGCCCATCGTTTAGCAGCCTGAGAAACAGCGATTTTTGCAGCTAGTTTGGCATTCAATTTTTTAAGTGAGAAAGCGGCAAGGTTACATAAAAAAGGAGGCAGATGTGGTGTCACGGTGTGGAAGGTAACTACTGTAGGGCAAGTAGCGTATATTGCTGCCCAGTATGCAAGTTCCGGGGGGAAAATGCCGTGGCAGTGGACAATATCGAATGTATGTTTTTTTAAAAAATTTTTTACCTCTGGCGCCAGTCTTGCGCCAACCGGAAGAGTAAACTCTCCTCCAGCAAAGGGTATTGTCAACCCGGTACCGAGTCTCATCGTTGGTAATAAATCATTTTCCGAAATAGTCCGGCAAGTCGAAGTAAGCACATGGACAGTATGTCCCATTTTTTGAAGCTCAGAGCCAAGGTAATGGACATGTTCCCCAACCCCCGAAATATAAGGACGGTACGCGCTGGATACTAAACAGATTCGCATTCATTACCCAGTGTGGCCGAAGCCTTTTTCATTGCGTAAAGTTTTTGTCAATTGTTTTGTTTCTTGAAATTCAATTTGTAATCTCTGAGAAAACACTATCTGGGCAATGCGATCACCAAATTTGATTTTAAAGTCAGCATCAGAACAGTTAAATAGAATTACTTTAAGTTCACCGCGATAATCAGGATCAATTGTGCCAGGACTGTTTAACACACCGATGCCCTTATGCATAGCGAGTCCGGAACGAGGCCGAATTTGAGCTTCGATCTCAGTGGGCAATTCGATAGCTATTCCCGTGCGAACAACGCCAAAGCTGTGGGGTTTTATTATTGCGTCTTCAGCAGCTGCAAGATCATAGCCGGCAGCGCCCGGTGTACTTTGAAATGGCAGGGGGATGTTTTTAACTAGTCTTTTAATTTTTACTTTTATTTTCCGCATTTCCAGTCGGCGTTAAATACTAACCATTGATCAGGATAACTGCTGATAATTTGATTTAGTTTAAAAGCAATTATCGAAGTCAAGCGGTGAATATCTTCATCCATGTTCGCTGTTGGCTGAAATTCAATTGGCGGTTCAATTACACCCATGTAGGGAGGAAGGTTCTTTCTTTTCTGATAAATAAAATAACCGATCACAACTGGAATACGATGGCGTAGTGCGTAAACTGCCGGTCCTTTAGGAAAGAAACGGTATGCATCAAATGCTGGACAGATGATTCCGTGTCCTGTTAGGTCACGATCGGCAACCAGTGCTACAATTTTACCTCGTTCTATCGCACGATTAATCCGATTATGTTCTGGAATTGGAATGGTTTCCATGGCACAGGCTCGGCGGTAGCGATCAAATGTCTTTGTCCAGCCTCGCGGTATTGGTTCTACAACTGCTGACAGAGGATAACCTAAAGCAGTCAGGAAGACTCCCGCCAAATCCCAGTTTCCGATGTGAGCAGTTACTAATATGGCACTCCGGTTCTGTTTCAATACACGATTGATATTTCGAGGGTCAAAAGTACCTAGGAGAGCGGTCCTTTTTTTCATTACAGGAACACGCAGCAGGTCAGCATAAAAGAGAGCTAAGTTTTTAAAAGCCCGGCAGGCAATTTGGGTCAATTCAGCTTGACTCCGCTGCCT harbors:
- a CDS encoding glycosyltransferase family 4 protein, which codes for MRICLVSSAYRPYISGVGEHVHYLGSELQKMGHTVHVLTSTCRTISENDLLPTMRLGTGLTIPFAGGEFTLPVGARLAPEVKNFLKKHTFDIVHCHGIFPPELAYWAAIYATCPTVVTFHTVTPHLPPFLCNLAAFSLKKLNAKLAAKIAVSQAAKRWAEKFFPGEYHVIPNGVDLSNFSPNAPPALSPAHPRIIYVGRLEKRKGLKYLILALPAVLKEFPKASLVVVGYGPLKNYVMQLAHKIKVLDSVQFVGPVSNSKLPGYYTSSTVYVAPTINPEAMGIVLIEAMACGIPVIASDISGYDEIITNGVNGILVPRRNIAKLAEAIITLISNSNLRNRISENALRYVAQYDWKNIAAHIESIYNQITQ
- the dut gene encoding dUTP diphosphatase; this encodes MKVKIKRLVKNIPLPFQSTPGAAGYDLAAAEDAIIKPHSFGVVRTGIAIELPTEIEAQIRPRSGLAMHKGIGVLNSPGTIDPDYRGELKVILFNCSDADFKIKFGDRIAQIVFSQRLQIEFQETKQLTKTLRNEKGFGHTG
- a CDS encoding lysophospholipid acyltransferase family protein; the encoded protein is MKRARNFAITWLMPLGTLLQFILPRWLVTKIAIFIGGLACRLSPRKREKLIENYRHILGRQRSQAELTQIACRAFKNLALFYADLLRVPVMKKRTALLGTFDPRNINRVLKQNRSAILVTAHIGNWDLAGVFLTALGYPLSAVVEPIPRGWTKTFDRYRRACAMETIPIPEHNRINRAIERGKIVALVADRDLTGHGIICPAFDAYRFFPKGPAVYALRHRIPVVIGYFIYQKRKNLPPYMGVIEPPIEFQPTANMDEDIHRLTSIIAFKLNQIISSYPDQWLVFNADWKCGK